CATCGAGGTCGGTGACGACCTCGGCGACCACCCCTTCCTGCGCCACCTCGGCGAGACCGTCGCGACCGTGGCCGAATTCGCCGTGCCCGAACAGGGCCGGACCCACCTGGAGATCGGCTTCGCCGACGGCGACCGGGTCCGGGCCGACTGCCACGAGGGCGACCTGCGCCTCACCCGCTGAGTTACGACGCTACGACGTCAGCCAGTGGTCGATCCCGGCCAGCAGCTTGGCCTGTACGTCCTCGGGCGCGGCCGAACCGCGCACCGACTGGCGGGCCAGCTCGGCCAGCTCCGCGTCCGTGAAGGCGTGGTGACGGCGGGCGATCTCGTACTGCGCCGCCAGCCGGGACCCGAAGAGCAGCGGGTCGTCGGCGCCCAGCGCCATCGGCACCCCGGCCTCGAAGAGGGTCCGCAGCGGGACGTCCTCGGGGCGCTCGTAGACCCCCAGTGCCACATTGGACGCCGGACAGACCTCACAGGTGATCTGGCGGTCGGCCAGCCGCTTCAGCAGCCGAGGGTCCTCGGCGGCCCGGACGCCGTGCCCGATGCGGGAGGCGCGCAGATCGTCCAGGCAGTCCCGGACGGAGGCGGGGCCGCTCAGCTCACCGCCGTGCGGGGCCGCGAGCAGACCGCCCTCCCGCGCGATGGCGAAGGCCCGGTCGAAATCGCGGGCCATGCCGCGGCGCTCGTCGTTGGAGAGCCCGAAGCCGACGATCCCGCGGTCGGCGTAGCGGACCGCGAGCCGCGCCAGGGTGCGGGCGTCCAGAGGGTGCTTCATCCGGTTGGCGGCGATGACCACGCGCATCCCGAGACCGGTCTCGCGCGAGGCCGCGTCCACGGCGTCCAGGATGATCTCGACGGCCGGGATCATCCCGCCGAGCAGCGGGGCGTAGGAGGTCGGATCCACCTGGATCTCCAGCCACCCGCTGCCGTCCCGGACGTCCTCCTCGGCGGCCTCCCGGACGAGGCGCCGGATGTCGTCGGGCTCGCGCAGGCAGGAGCGGGCTGCGTCGTAGAGCCGCTGGAAACGGAACCAGCCCCGCTCGTCGGTGGCGCGGAGCCGGGGTGGCTCCCCGCCGGTCAGCGCGTCGGGCAGCCGCACGCCGTACTTGTCGGCCAGCTCCAGCAGGGTCGACGGGCGCATGGACCCCGTGAAGTGCAGGTGGAGATGGGCTTTCGGCAGAAGCGTGAGATCGCGTACGTGCTCCATCCGGTGATCCTGCCTCACCGCGGCGCTCGGCGGGAGAGGGTTTACCGATCGGGGGCTTGCCCGAACGCGCGCGCGGGGCCTCCCGGGCTCTGCCCGGACCCGGTCCTCAAACGCCGGACGGGCTGAAAAATCCAGCCCCGCCGGCGTCTGAGGCGCGGGTCCGGGCAGAGCCCGGGGAACGGTGGAAGGGCGGGTAGGGGACAAGCCCCGCGCAGCGGCAGGCCCGGGTCCGGGCAGGAAACGCCCGAGCGGCGGCTCCCCGAGGGGAACCGCCGCTCGGACCTGGCTGCCGCCCGCCCTAGGGCTAGGCCTTGGCCTCCGCCAGCAGGTTCTGGATCCGGGTCACGCCCTCCACCAGGTCCTCGTCACCGAGGGCGTACGACAGGCGCAGGTAGCCCGGGGTGCCGAAGGCCTCGCCCGGGACGACCGCGACCTCGGCCTCGTCCAGGATCAGGGCCGCCAGCTCGACCGAGGTCTGCGGGCGCCGGCCGCGGATCTCCTTGCCGAGCAGTTCCTTGACCGAGGGGTACGCGTAGAACGCGCCCTCCGGGGTCGGGCAGAAGACGCCGTCGATCTCGTTCAGCATCTTGACCATGGTCTGGCGGCGGCGGTCGAAGGCCTTCCGCATCTCGGCGACCGCGTCCAGGTTCCCGGACACCGCGGCCAGCGCGGCGACCTGCGCCACGTTGGAGACGTTGGAGGTGGCGTGCGACTGGAGGTTCGTCGCGGCCTTGATGACGTCCTTCGGGCCGATGACCCACCCGACGCGCCAGCCGGTCATGGCGTACGTCTTGGCCACGCCGTTGACGACGATGCAGCGGTCGGTGAGCGCGGGCACCAGCACCGGCAGCGAGGTGAAGGTCGCGTCGCCGTAGACCAGGTGCTCGTAGATCTCGTCCGTCAGCACCCACAGGCCGTGCTCGGCGGCCCACTCGCCGATGGCGCGGGCGTCGGCCTCGGAGTAGACGGAGCCGGTCGGGTTCGACGGGGAAACGAAGAGGACGACCTTCGTACGGTCGGTGCGCGCCGCTTCCAGCTGCTCGACGGAGACCCGGTAACCGGTGGTCTCGTCGGCGACGACGTCGACCGGGACACCGCCCGCGAGGCGGATCGACTCCGGGTAGGTGGTCCAGTACGGGGCCGGGACGATGACCTCGTCGCCCGGGTCGAGGATCGCGGCGAAGGCCTCGTAGATGGCCTGCTTGCCGCCGTTGGTGACGAG
This is a stretch of genomic DNA from Streptomyces sp. NBC_00536. It encodes these proteins:
- a CDS encoding adenosine deaminase — protein: MEHVRDLTLLPKAHLHLHFTGSMRPSTLLELADKYGVRLPDALTGGEPPRLRATDERGWFRFQRLYDAARSCLREPDDIRRLVREAAEEDVRDGSGWLEIQVDPTSYAPLLGGMIPAVEIILDAVDAASRETGLGMRVVIAANRMKHPLDARTLARLAVRYADRGIVGFGLSNDERRGMARDFDRAFAIAREGGLLAAPHGGELSGPASVRDCLDDLRASRIGHGVRAAEDPRLLKRLADRQITCEVCPASNVALGVYERPEDVPLRTLFEAGVPMALGADDPLLFGSRLAAQYEIARRHHAFTDAELAELARQSVRGSAAPEDVQAKLLAGIDHWLTS
- a CDS encoding pyridoxal phosphate-dependent aminotransferase, whose translation is MTSATPSSERRVSARIGAISESATLAVDAKAKALKAAGRPVIGFGAGEPDFPTPDYIVEAAVEACRNPKYHRYTPAGGLPELKKAIAEKTLRDSGYAVDPAQILVTNGGKQAIYEAFAAILDPGDEVIVPAPYWTTYPESIRLAGGVPVDVVADETTGYRVSVEQLEAARTDRTKVVLFVSPSNPTGSVYSEADARAIGEWAAEHGLWVLTDEIYEHLVYGDATFTSLPVLVPALTDRCIVVNGVAKTYAMTGWRVGWVIGPKDVIKAATNLQSHATSNVSNVAQVAALAAVSGNLDAVAEMRKAFDRRRQTMVKMLNEIDGVFCPTPEGAFYAYPSVKELLGKEIRGRRPQTSVELAALILDEAEVAVVPGEAFGTPGYLRLSYALGDEDLVEGVTRIQNLLAEAKA